Proteins encoded together in one Pseudomonas oryzicola window:
- the map gene encoding type I methionyl aminopeptidase → MTVTIKTAEDIEKMRIAGRLAAEVLEMIEEHVKPGVTTEELDRLCHDYIVNVQQAIPAPLNYKGYPKSICTSINHVVCHGIPNDKPLKDGDTLNIDVTVIKDGYHGDTSRMFHVGTVPVWAERLSKVTQECMYKAIELVKPGCRLGDIGEVIQKHAEKNGFSVVREFCGHGIGKVFHEEPQILHYGRAGTGMELKEGMTFTIEPMINQGKADTKVLGDGWTAITKDRKLSAQWEHTLVVTATGYEIFTLRKDDTIPRTSA, encoded by the coding sequence ATGACCGTCACCATCAAGACCGCAGAAGACATCGAGAAGATGCGCATCGCCGGCCGCCTGGCCGCCGAAGTGCTGGAAATGATCGAAGAACACGTCAAGCCCGGTGTCACCACCGAAGAGCTGGACCGCCTGTGCCACGACTACATCGTCAACGTCCAGCAGGCCATCCCGGCGCCGCTCAACTACAAGGGCTACCCGAAGTCGATCTGCACCTCGATCAACCATGTGGTCTGCCACGGCATCCCCAACGACAAGCCGCTCAAGGACGGTGACACGCTGAACATCGACGTCACCGTGATCAAGGACGGCTACCACGGCGACACCAGCCGCATGTTCCATGTCGGCACCGTGCCGGTATGGGCCGAGCGCCTGTCCAAGGTCACCCAGGAGTGCATGTACAAGGCCATCGAGCTGGTCAAGCCGGGCTGCCGCCTGGGCGACATCGGCGAAGTGATCCAGAAGCACGCGGAAAAGAACGGTTTCTCGGTGGTACGCGAGTTCTGCGGCCACGGTATCGGCAAGGTGTTCCACGAAGAGCCGCAGATCCTTCACTACGGCCGCGCCGGCACCGGCATGGAGCTGAAGGAAGGCATGACCTTCACCATCGAGCCGATGATCAACCAGGGCAAGGCCGACACCAAGGTGCTGGGCGACGGCTGGACCGCCATTACCAAGGACCGCAAGCTCTCGGCCCAGTGGGAACATACCCTGGTGGTAACCGCAACCGGCTACGAGATCTTCACCCTGCGCAAGGACGACACCATCCCGCGCACCTCGGCCTGA
- the tsf gene encoding translation elongation factor Ts: MAAITAALVKELRERTGEGMMDCKKALEKAGGDIEKAIDDMRASGAIKAAKKAGNVAAEGAIAVKTDGKSAVLLEVNSQTDFLALQDDFKNFVTDSLEEAFAQKLTDAAPLIASREAAREALVAKCGENVNIRRLVRVEGDVVGAYLHGNKIGAAVVLKGGDVELAKNIAMHVAASNPEFLLPSEVSAEAIEREKGVFLQLNADKIAGKPENIVENMIKGRISKFLAEASLVEQAFVMNPEVKVGELAKKAGAEIVSFTYFKVGEGIEKPVDNFAEEVAAQVAAAKQ, from the coding sequence ATGGCAGCAATTACTGCAGCGCTGGTCAAAGAACTGCGCGAGCGTACCGGCGAAGGCATGATGGATTGCAAGAAGGCCCTGGAAAAGGCCGGCGGCGACATCGAGAAAGCCATTGACGACATGCGTGCCTCGGGCGCCATCAAAGCCGCCAAGAAGGCTGGCAACGTCGCTGCTGAAGGCGCTATCGCCGTCAAGACCGACGGTAAATCCGCCGTCCTGCTGGAAGTGAACTCGCAGACCGACTTCCTGGCCCTGCAAGACGACTTCAAGAACTTCGTTACCGACAGCCTCGAAGAAGCCTTCGCTCAGAAGCTGACCGACGCTGCTCCGCTGATCGCTTCGCGTGAAGCTGCGCGTGAAGCCCTGGTTGCCAAGTGCGGCGAAAACGTCAACATCCGTCGCCTGGTGCGCGTTGAAGGTGACGTGGTCGGTGCCTACCTGCACGGCAACAAGATCGGCGCTGCCGTTGTCCTGAAAGGCGGCGACGTCGAACTGGCCAAGAACATCGCCATGCACGTTGCAGCTTCGAACCCTGAGTTCCTGCTGCCGTCGGAAGTTTCGGCCGAAGCCATCGAGCGCGAGAAGGGCGTATTCCTGCAGCTGAACGCTGACAAGATCGCCGGCAAGCCGGAAAACATCGTCGAGAACATGATCAAGGGTCGTATCTCGAAGTTCCTGGCCGAAGCCTCGCTGGTCGAGCAGGCATTCGTCATGAACCCGGAAGTCAAGGTTGGCGAGCTGGCCAAGAAAGCCGGTGCTGAAATCGTTTCCTTCACCTACTTCAAGGTCGGCGAAGGCATCGAGAAGCCAGTCGACAACTTCGCTGAAGAAGTTGCCGCTCAGGTCGCTGCTGCCAAGCAGTAA
- a CDS encoding cysteine desulfurase, whose protein sequence is MFQPSPWRADFPAIAALQRQHQTYLDSAATTQKPQALLDALSHYYGHGAANVHRAQHLPGALATQAFETSRDKVAAWLNAADSRQIVFTHGATSALNLLAYGLEQRFEAGDEIAVSALEHHANLLPWQQLAQRRNLRLVVLPLDGHGRIDLDQALQLIGPRTRVLAVSQLSNVLGTWQPLSALLAHARAQGALTVVDAAQGVVHGCHDVQQLGCDFYVFSSHKLYGPEGVGVLYGRSQALQLLRHWQFGGEMVQLADYHSASFRPAPLGFEAGTPPIAGVIGLGATLDYLASLDTQAVETHESSLHQHLLRGLADRDGVRILGTPQAALASFVIEGVHNADIAHLLTEQGIAVRAGHHCAMPLLKGLGLEGAIRVSLGLYNDSDDLQRFFDALDQGLELLR, encoded by the coding sequence ATGTTCCAGCCCTCCCCCTGGCGTGCCGATTTCCCTGCGATCGCCGCCCTGCAACGGCAGCACCAGACCTACCTGGACAGTGCCGCCACCACCCAGAAGCCGCAAGCCCTGCTCGATGCCCTGAGCCATTACTACGGCCATGGCGCTGCCAACGTGCACCGTGCCCAGCATTTGCCCGGCGCACTCGCGACCCAGGCTTTCGAAACCAGTCGCGACAAGGTCGCCGCCTGGCTCAATGCGGCAGATTCGCGGCAGATCGTCTTCACCCACGGTGCCACGTCGGCACTGAACCTGCTGGCCTATGGCCTGGAACAGCGCTTCGAGGCCGGTGATGAAATCGCTGTCAGCGCCCTGGAGCACCATGCCAACCTGCTGCCCTGGCAACAGTTGGCGCAGCGACGCAATCTGCGCCTGGTGGTGCTGCCGCTGGATGGCCATGGCCGTATCGACCTGGACCAGGCGCTACAGTTGATCGGGCCACGTACCCGGGTACTGGCGGTAAGCCAGCTGTCCAATGTGCTGGGCACCTGGCAGCCGCTGTCGGCGCTGCTGGCCCACGCCCGTGCGCAGGGCGCGCTGACCGTGGTCGACGCTGCCCAGGGCGTGGTGCACGGCTGTCACGATGTGCAGCAACTGGGCTGCGACTTCTATGTGTTCTCCAGCCACAAGCTGTACGGCCCGGAGGGCGTCGGCGTGCTGTACGGCCGCAGCCAGGCGCTGCAGCTGTTGCGCCACTGGCAGTTCGGCGGCGAGATGGTGCAACTGGCCGACTATCATAGCGCCAGCTTCCGCCCGGCGCCGCTGGGCTTCGAGGCCGGTACGCCGCCGATCGCCGGCGTGATCGGCCTGGGCGCGACCCTGGATTACCTGGCCAGCCTCGATACCCAGGCGGTCGAAACCCATGAAAGCAGTTTGCACCAGCACTTGCTGCGTGGCCTGGCGGACCGGGATGGTGTGCGCATCTTGGGCACGCCACAGGCGGCCCTTGCCAGTTTCGTCATCGAAGGGGTGCACAACGCCGACATCGCCCACTTGCTGACCGAGCAAGGCATTGCCGTGCGTGCCGGGCACCACTGCGCCATGCCACTGTTGAAAGGTTTGGGCCTGGAGGGCGCGATCCGCGTGTCGCTGGGGCTGTATAACGACAGCGACGACTTGCAGCGTTTCTTCGACGCCCTGGATCAGGGCCTGGAGCTGTTGCGATGA
- a CDS encoding [protein-PII] uridylyltransferase, which yields MPQVDPELFDRGQFQAELALKASPIAAFKKAIRQAGEVLDRRFRSGGEIRPLIEARAWLVDNILQQAWNQFNWGDHSGIALVAVGGYGRGELHPHSDIDLLILLGAAEHEQYRDAIERFLTLLWDIGLEVGQSVRTVDECAEQARADLTIITNLMESRTIAGPEALRQRMLEVTGTTHMWPSKDFFLAKRAELKARHHKYNDTEYNLEPNVKGSPGGLRDIQTVLWVARRQYGTLNLHALAGEGFLLESENELLASSQDFLWKVRYALHMLAGRAEDRLLFDHQRSIAALLGYSDDNPKRAIEQFMQQYYRVVMSISQLCDLIIQHFEEVILADDDSGTTQPLNARFRLHDGYIEATRPNVFRRTPFAMLEIFVLMAQHPEIKGVRADTVRLLREHRHLIDDTFRTDIRNTSLFIELFKCEIGIHRNLRRMNRYGILGRYLPEFGLIVGQMQHDLFHIYTVDAHTLNLIKHLRKLQYTPVSEKFPLASKLMGRLPKPELIYLAGLYHDIGKGRQGDHSELGAVDAQKFCERHQLPAWDSRLIVWLVQNHLVMSTTAQRKDLSDPQVINDFALHVGDETRLDYLYVLTVADINATNPSLWNSWRASLLRQLYTETKRALRRGLENPLDREEQIRQTQSAALDILVREGTDPDDVEQLWAQLGDDYFLKHTAADVAWHSDAILQQPADGGPLVLIKETTQREFEGGTQIFIYAPDQHDFFAVTVAAMSQLNLNIHDARIITSSSQFTLDTYIVLDNDGGSIGDNPQRVKQIRDGLTEALRNPEDYPTIIQRRVPRQLKHFDFPPQVTILNDAQRPVTILEITAPDRPGLLARLGRIFLEFDLSLQNAKIATLGERVEDVFFITDADNQPLSDPQLCSRLQEAIVQQLQAGQASDTSPTRVTF from the coding sequence ATGCCCCAGGTGGATCCCGAGCTGTTCGACCGCGGCCAGTTCCAGGCGGAACTGGCCCTCAAGGCGAGCCCCATTGCCGCCTTCAAGAAGGCCATCCGCCAGGCCGGCGAGGTGCTTGACAGGCGTTTCCGCAGCGGCGGCGAAATCCGTCCACTGATCGAGGCCCGCGCCTGGCTCGTCGACAATATCCTGCAACAGGCATGGAACCAGTTCAACTGGGGCGACCACAGCGGCATCGCCCTGGTCGCGGTTGGCGGCTACGGGCGTGGCGAACTGCACCCGCATTCGGACATCGACCTGCTGATCCTGCTGGGCGCCGCCGAACACGAGCAGTACCGCGACGCCATCGAACGGTTTCTCACCCTGCTGTGGGACATTGGCCTGGAAGTGGGCCAGAGCGTGCGCACCGTCGACGAATGTGCCGAGCAGGCCCGCGCCGACCTGACGATCATCACCAATCTGATGGAAAGCCGCACCATCGCCGGCCCCGAGGCCTTGCGCCAGCGCATGCTGGAGGTGACCGGTACCACGCACATGTGGCCAAGCAAGGACTTCTTCCTGGCCAAGCGCGCCGAACTCAAGGCCCGCCACCACAAGTACAACGATACCGAATACAACCTCGAACCCAACGTGAAAGGCTCGCCCGGTGGCCTGCGCGACATCCAGACCGTGCTGTGGGTGGCCCGCCGCCAGTATGGCACCCTCAACCTGCATGCGCTGGCCGGCGAAGGCTTTTTGCTGGAAAGCGAGAACGAGCTGCTGGCCTCTTCCCAGGATTTCCTGTGGAAGGTGCGCTACGCCCTGCACATGCTGGCCGGGCGCGCCGAGGACCGCCTGCTGTTCGACCACCAGCGCAGCATCGCCGCGCTGCTGGGCTACAGCGACGACAACCCCAAGCGGGCGATCGAGCAGTTCATGCAGCAGTACTACCGGGTGGTGATGAGCATCAGCCAGTTGTGCGACCTGATCATCCAGCACTTCGAAGAGGTGATCCTCGCCGATGACGACAGCGGCACCACCCAGCCGTTGAATGCACGCTTCCGCCTGCATGATGGCTATATAGAAGCTACCCGGCCGAACGTGTTCAGGCGCACCCCGTTCGCCATGCTGGAAATCTTCGTGCTGATGGCCCAGCACCCCGAGATCAAGGGCGTGCGCGCCGATACCGTGCGCCTGCTGCGCGAACACCGGCACCTGATCGACGACACCTTCCGCACCGATATCCGCAACACCAGCCTGTTCATCGAGCTGTTCAAGTGCGAAATCGGCATCCACCGCAACCTGCGGCGGATGAACCGCTATGGCATCCTCGGCCGCTATCTGCCGGAATTCGGCCTGATCGTCGGGCAGATGCAACACGACCTGTTCCACATCTACACGGTCGACGCGCACACCCTCAACCTCATCAAGCACCTGCGCAAGCTGCAGTACACGCCGGTGTCCGAGAAATTCCCGCTGGCCAGCAAGCTCATGGGCCGCCTGCCCAAGCCCGAGCTGATCTACCTGGCCGGCCTGTACCACGACATCGGCAAGGGCCGCCAGGGCGACCACTCCGAGCTGGGCGCGGTGGATGCGCAGAAATTCTGCGAACGTCACCAGTTGCCGGCCTGGGACAGCCGCCTGATCGTCTGGCTGGTGCAGAACCACCTGGTAATGTCGACCACCGCCCAGCGCAAGGACCTGTCCGACCCGCAGGTGATCAACGACTTTGCCCTGCACGTGGGCGATGAAACACGCCTGGACTACCTCTACGTGCTGACCGTGGCCGACATCAACGCCACCAACCCCAGCCTGTGGAACTCGTGGCGTGCCAGCCTGCTGCGCCAACTGTACACCGAGACCAAGCGCGCGCTGCGTCGCGGCCTGGAAAACCCGCTGGACCGCGAGGAGCAGATCCGCCAGACCCAGTCCGCAGCGCTGGACATCCTGGTGCGCGAGGGCACCGACCCGGACGACGTCGAGCAGTTGTGGGCACAGCTGGGCGACGACTACTTCCTCAAGCACACCGCCGCCGACGTGGCCTGGCACAGCGACGCGATCCTGCAGCAGCCGGCCGACGGCGGGCCGCTGGTGCTGATCAAGGAAACCACCCAGCGCGAATTCGAAGGCGGCACGCAGATCTTCATCTACGCCCCTGACCAGCACGACTTCTTCGCCGTGACGGTGGCCGCCATGTCGCAGCTGAACCTGAACATCCACGACGCGCGGATCATCACCTCGAGCAGCCAGTTCACCCTCGACACCTACATCGTGCTGGACAACGACGGCGGCTCTATCGGCGACAACCCGCAGCGGGTCAAGCAGATTCGCGACGGCCTGACCGAAGCGCTGCGCAACCCCGAGGACTATCCGACCATCATCCAGCGCCGGGTGCCACGCCAGCTCAAGCACTTCGACTTCCCGCCGCAGGTGACCATCCTCAACGATGCCCAGCGGCCAGTGACCATCCTCGAGATCACCGCGCCCGACCGCCCTGGCCTGCTGGCCCGGCTCGGGCGGATCTTCCTGGAATTCGACCTGTCGCTGCAGAATGCCAAGATCGCCACCCTTGGCGAGCGGGTGGAGGACGTGTTCTTCATCACCGACGCCGACAACCAGCCGCTGTCCGACCCACAGCTGTGCAGCCGCCTGCAGGAGGCCATCGTCCAGCAGCTGCAGGCCGGCCAGGCCAGCGATACCAGCCCTACCCGCGTGACTTTTTAA
- the rpsB gene encoding 30S ribosomal protein S2 translates to MSQVNMRDMLKAGVHFGHQTRYWNPKMGKYIFGARNKIHIVNLEKTLPMFNDALAFVERLAQGKNKILFVGTKRSAGKIVAEQAARCGSPYVDHRWLGGMLTNYKTIRASIKRLRDLETQAEDGTFAKLTKKEALMRSRDLEKLDRSLGGIKDMGGLPDALFVIDVDHERIAITEANKLGIPVIGVVDTNSSPEGVDYIIPGNDDAIRAIELYMTSMADAVIRGRNNVAGGTEVYAEEAAAPAAE, encoded by the coding sequence ATGTCCCAAGTCAACATGCGCGATATGCTGAAGGCCGGTGTGCACTTCGGCCACCAGACCCGTTACTGGAACCCGAAAATGGGCAAGTACATTTTCGGCGCGCGCAACAAGATCCACATCGTCAACCTGGAAAAAACCCTGCCGATGTTCAACGACGCCCTGGCGTTCGTAGAGCGCCTGGCCCAGGGCAAGAACAAGATCCTGTTCGTCGGCACCAAGCGTTCCGCTGGCAAGATCGTCGCCGAGCAAGCTGCTCGTTGCGGTTCGCCATACGTTGACCACCGTTGGTTGGGCGGCATGCTGACCAACTACAAGACCATCCGCGCTTCGATCAAGCGTCTGCGCGACCTGGAAACCCAGGCCGAAGACGGCACTTTCGCCAAGCTGACCAAGAAAGAAGCCCTGATGCGTTCCCGCGACCTGGAAAAACTGGATCGCAGCCTGGGCGGCATCAAGGACATGGGCGGTCTGCCTGACGCTCTGTTCGTTATCGACGTTGATCACGAGCGCATCGCGATCACCGAAGCCAACAAGCTGGGCATCCCGGTTATCGGCGTTGTCGATACCAACAGCAGCCCGGAAGGTGTTGACTACATCATCCCAGGTAACGATGACGCCATCCGCGCTATCGAGCTGTACATGACTTCGATGGCTGACGCAGTCATCCGCGGCCGCAACAACGTTGCCGGCGGCACCGAAGTTTACGCTGAAGAAGCGGCTGCACCTGCTGCCGAGTAA
- the dapC gene encoding succinyldiaminopimelate transaminase, producing MNHALTQLQPYPFEKLRALLGSVKPAAGKRAIALSIGEPKHESPAFVAQAMADNLDKLAVYPSTIGLPALRQAIGQWCERRFGVPAGWLDAERHILPVNGTREALFAFTQAVVNRADDGLVVSPNPFYQIYEGAALLAGATPHYLPCLESNGFNPDFDAVPAEVWRRCQILFLCSPGNPTGALVPMATLKKLIALADEHDFVIAADECYSELYFDEDAPPPGLLTACAELGRSDFKRCVVFHSLSKRSNLPGLRSGFVAGDAEIIKPFLLYRTYHGCAMPVQTQLASIAAWQDEAHVRENRDQYRAKYDAVLDILQPVLDVQRPDGSFYLWAKVPGGDAEFTRDLFEAQHVTVVPGSYLSREVDGVNPGAGRVRMALVAPLAECIEAAERIREFLQNR from the coding sequence ATGAACCATGCCCTGACCCAGCTTCAGCCCTACCCGTTCGAGAAACTCCGCGCCCTGCTGGGCAGCGTGAAGCCGGCGGCAGGCAAACGCGCCATCGCCCTGTCGATCGGTGAGCCGAAGCACGAATCGCCGGCGTTTGTTGCCCAGGCCATGGCCGACAACCTCGACAAGCTGGCGGTCTACCCCAGCACCATCGGCCTGCCCGCCTTGCGCCAGGCGATCGGCCAGTGGTGCGAACGTCGCTTTGGCGTACCGGCCGGCTGGCTCGACGCCGAACGTCATATCCTGCCGGTCAACGGTACCCGCGAGGCGCTGTTCGCCTTCACCCAGGCCGTGGTCAACCGCGCCGATGACGGCCTGGTGGTCAGCCCCAACCCGTTCTACCAGATCTACGAAGGTGCAGCGCTGCTGGCCGGTGCCACCCCGCACTACCTGCCGTGCCTGGAAAGCAACGGCTTCAACCCCGACTTCGACGCCGTGCCGGCCGAGGTGTGGCGGCGTTGCCAGATCCTGTTCCTGTGCTCGCCGGGCAACCCCACTGGCGCGCTGGTGCCGATGGCCACTCTGAAGAAGCTGATTGCCCTGGCCGACGAGCACGACTTCGTGATCGCCGCCGACGAGTGCTACAGCGAGCTGTATTTCGACGAAGACGCCCCACCGCCGGGCCTGCTGACTGCCTGCGCGGAACTGGGCCGCAGCGATTTCAAGCGCTGCGTGGTGTTCCACAGCCTGTCCAAGCGCTCCAACCTGCCGGGTTTGCGCTCGGGCTTCGTCGCCGGTGACGCCGAGATCATCAAGCCGTTCCTGCTGTACCGTACCTACCACGGCTGCGCCATGCCGGTACAAACCCAGCTGGCCAGCATCGCTGCCTGGCAGGATGAGGCGCATGTGCGCGAAAACCGCGACCAGTACCGCGCCAAGTACGATGCCGTGCTGGATATCCTGCAGCCGGTGCTGGACGTGCAGCGCCCGGATGGCAGCTTCTACCTGTGGGCCAAGGTGCCCGGTGGCGATGCCGAATTCACCCGCGACCTGTTCGAGGCCCAACATGTAACGGTGGTGCCGGGGTCGTACCTGTCGCGTGAAGTGGATGGGGTGAACCCGGGCGCCGGGCGCGTGCGCATGGCGCTGGTCGCGCCGCTGGCCGAGTGCATCGAGGCGGCGGAGCGGATTCGCGAGTTCCTGCAGAACCGCTGA
- the dapD gene encoding 2,3,4,5-tetrahydropyridine-2,6-dicarboxylate N-succinyltransferase gives MSNTLFSLAFGVGSQNRQGAWLEVFYAQPLLNPSAELVAAVAPILGYQGGNQAIAFSTAQAAQLAEAVKGVDAAQAALLTRLAESHKPLVATLLAEDAALTSTPEAYLKLHLLSHRLVKPHGVSLAGIFPLLPNVAWTNQGAVDLAELAELQLEARLKGELLEVFSVDKFPKMTDYVVPAGVRIADTARVRLGAYIGEGTTIMHEGFVNFNAGTEGPGMIEGRVSAGVFVGKGSDLGGGCSTMGTLSGGGNIIIKVGEGCLIGANAGIGIPLGDRNTVEAGLYITAGTKVNLLDENNQLVKVVKARDLAGQTDLLFRRNSLNGAVECKTHKSAIELNEALHAHN, from the coding sequence ATGTCCAATACCCTGTTCAGCCTGGCCTTCGGTGTCGGCTCCCAGAACCGCCAGGGCGCCTGGCTGGAAGTGTTCTACGCACAACCGCTGCTCAACCCGAGCGCAGAGCTGGTTGCGGCGGTAGCGCCGATCCTCGGCTATCAAGGTGGTAATCAGGCCATCGCCTTCAGCACTGCCCAGGCTGCGCAACTGGCCGAAGCCGTGAAGGGCGTCGACGCCGCCCAGGCTGCCCTGCTGACCCGCCTGGCCGAGAGCCACAAGCCGCTGGTCGCCACCCTGCTGGCCGAAGACGCCGCACTGACCTCGACCCCAGAGGCCTACCTCAAGCTGCACCTGCTGTCGCACCGCCTGGTCAAGCCGCACGGTGTGAGCCTGGCCGGCATCTTCCCGCTGCTGCCGAACGTGGCCTGGACCAACCAGGGCGCGGTCGACCTGGCCGAACTGGCCGAACTGCAACTGGAAGCACGCCTGAAGGGCGAGCTGCTGGAAGTATTCTCGGTGGACAAGTTCCCGAAAATGACCGACTACGTGGTCCCGGCCGGCGTGCGCATCGCCGACACCGCCCGTGTACGCCTGGGCGCCTACATCGGCGAAGGCACCACCATCATGCACGAAGGCTTCGTCAACTTTAACGCCGGCACCGAAGGCCCGGGCATGATCGAAGGCCGCGTTTCCGCTGGCGTGTTCGTCGGCAAGGGTTCCGACCTGGGCGGCGGCTGCTCGACCATGGGCACCCTGTCCGGTGGTGGCAACATCATCATCAAGGTCGGCGAAGGCTGCCTGATCGGTGCCAACGCCGGTATCGGTATCCCGCTGGGTGACCGCAACACCGTCGAGGCCGGCTTGTACATCACCGCTGGCACCAAGGTGAACCTGCTGGACGAGAACAACCAGCTGGTCAAAGTGGTCAAGGCCCGCGACCTGGCTGGCCAGACCGACCTGCTGTTCCGCCGCAACTCGCTGAACGGCGCGGTGGAATGCAAGACCCACAAGTCGGCCATCGAGCTGAACGAGGCGCTGCACGCGCACAACTGA
- a CDS encoding ArsC family reductase codes for MTYTLYGIKACDTMKKARTWLDEKAVAYEFHDYKTQGIDRDSLNRWCNEHGWEVILNRAGTTFRKLDDASKADLDQAKAVELMLAQPSMIKRPVLDLGTRTLVGFKPDLYAAALA; via the coding sequence ATGACCTACACGCTCTACGGCATCAAAGCCTGCGACACCATGAAAAAAGCGCGTACCTGGCTCGACGAAAAAGCCGTCGCCTACGAATTCCACGATTACAAGACCCAAGGCATCGACCGTGACAGCCTGAACCGCTGGTGCAACGAACACGGCTGGGAAGTCATCCTCAACCGTGCCGGTACCACGTTCCGCAAGCTGGACGACGCCAGCAAGGCCGACCTCGACCAGGCCAAGGCCGTCGAATTGATGCTGGCCCAGCCATCGATGATCAAGCGCCCGGTGCTAGACCTTGGCACCCGCACCCTGGTCGGTTTCAAGCCCGACCTTTACGCCGCTGCCCTGGCCTGA
- a CDS encoding Na+/H+ antiporter — MQSAYTVLILLTLVSVSKLVGRMIPLPLPLVQIAAGALLAWPTLGLHVALDPELFLFLFLPPLLFADGWRIPKRELWRIRGPVVALAVGLVLFTVVGAGYFIHWLLPGIPLPVAFALAAVLSPTDAVAVSAIAQDRLPTPLMHMLQGEALMNDASGLVTFKFALAAAITGVFSLTDASFSFVLVALGGLAVGVALSWLIGRLRAWMIARGWDDPATHVVFMLLLPFAAYVLAERLGVSGILSAVAAGMMQSWLDLLPRQTSTRLLNRSVWSLLEFAFNGLIFLLLGLQLPDIIKAVVSHEATVWPTLAWRCLDVVAIFAALILLRFIWVQSIWRSIGVIRRWRGKPALVLMPTARSCWLLTLGGVRGAVTLAGVMSIPLLMEAGKAFPERDLLIFIAAGVILLSLITACIALPLLLRGVTKSPDERLHQEVQEAWRRTAEAAIHALEAEEVIDSTAPQDAAQATLATELKARLMAEYRDELDSYNDSAEAKALAQQMDLLERRLRLRALRAQRLELYNLHRQHLVGDEVVRQVLGELDLSEANLGSVK; from the coding sequence ATGCAGTCCGCCTACACCGTCCTCATCCTGCTGACGCTGGTCAGCGTGTCGAAGCTGGTCGGTCGCATGATTCCGTTGCCCCTGCCGCTGGTACAGATTGCCGCTGGTGCCTTGCTGGCCTGGCCGACGCTGGGCCTGCATGTAGCCCTGGACCCCGAACTGTTCCTGTTCCTGTTCCTGCCACCCTTGCTGTTCGCCGACGGTTGGCGCATTCCCAAGCGCGAGTTGTGGCGCATCCGCGGGCCGGTGGTGGCGCTGGCCGTGGGGCTGGTGTTGTTCACTGTGGTCGGGGCCGGCTATTTCATCCACTGGTTGCTGCCTGGCATTCCGTTGCCGGTGGCTTTCGCCCTGGCGGCAGTCTTGTCGCCGACCGATGCCGTGGCGGTGTCGGCCATTGCCCAGGACCGCCTGCCCACTCCGCTGATGCACATGCTGCAAGGCGAGGCCCTGATGAACGATGCATCGGGCCTGGTGACCTTCAAGTTCGCCCTGGCAGCGGCGATCACCGGAGTGTTCTCGTTGACCGATGCCAGCTTCAGTTTCGTCCTGGTCGCCCTGGGCGGCCTCGCCGTGGGTGTCGCCCTGAGCTGGCTGATCGGCCGCCTGCGGGCGTGGATGATCGCCCGCGGCTGGGACGACCCGGCCACCCACGTGGTGTTCATGCTGCTGCTGCCGTTCGCCGCCTATGTGCTGGCCGAGCGCCTGGGCGTGTCGGGCATCCTTTCGGCGGTGGCGGCCGGCATGATGCAGAGCTGGCTCGACCTGCTGCCCCGGCAGACCAGCACCCGGCTGCTCAACCGCAGTGTCTGGTCGTTGCTGGAGTTCGCGTTCAACGGCCTGATCTTCCTCCTGCTGGGCCTGCAGTTGCCGGACATCATCAAGGCCGTGGTCAGCCACGAAGCCACCGTGTGGCCGACCCTGGCCTGGCGTTGTCTGGATGTGGTGGCAATCTTTGCCGCCTTGATCCTGCTGCGCTTCATCTGGGTGCAGAGCATCTGGCGCTCGATCGGCGTGATCCGGCGCTGGCGCGGCAAGCCAGCGCTGGTACTGATGCCCACGGCGCGCTCCTGCTGGCTGCTGACCCTGGGCGGCGTACGCGGCGCGGTCACCTTGGCCGGTGTGATGTCGATCCCGCTGCTAATGGAAGCGGGCAAGGCGTTTCCCGAACGCGACCTGCTGATCTTCATCGCGGCCGGGGTGATCCTGCTGTCGCTGATCACCGCCTGTATTGCCCTGCCGCTGCTACTGCGTGGGGTGACCAAGAGCCCGGACGAGCGCTTGCACCAGGAGGTGCAGGAGGCCTGGCGGCGCACCGCCGAGGCGGCAATTCACGCCCTGGAGGCAGAGGAGGTGATCGACAGCACGGCGCCGCAGGATGCCGCCCAGGCGACCTTGGCGACCGAACTCAAGGCGCGCCTGATGGCGGAATACCGGGATGAACTGGACAGCTACAACGACAGCGCCGAAGCCAAGGCCCTGGCGCAACAGATGGACCTGCTGGAGCGACGTCTGCGCCTGCGCGCGCTGCGGGCGCAGCGGCTGGAGCTGTACAACCTGCATCGTCAGCACCTGGTGGGTGACGAGGTGGTGCGCCAGGTGCTGGGCGAGCTGGACTTGAGCGAGGCGAACCTGGGATCGGTCAAGTAG